The following are encoded together in the Anoplopoma fimbria isolate UVic2021 breed Golden Eagle Sablefish chromosome 13, Afim_UVic_2022, whole genome shotgun sequence genome:
- the LOC129101496 gene encoding zinc finger protein 625-like: MSSVEYLREFVNERLSAAAEEIFGVLKEAIDEYEEEIDRQRRLLDIVWKPAIKLHRIELPKQHVCEEEEVLSDQQLCVQERNSSLDQEDPEPPQVKEEQEEPCTSQEGEQLELKQETETFVLTPSDEESDHSEDQTLNCNPDDTFNLPVVRSVVSVPKSDLHHLANISHKTESQDHKQGKTGVLRSTKNAKPKVKKIIYKRNSHTKSQSNPSMSKIHSNTHTDNTFLQCDMCEKAFQYKSHLQRHLIIHTGEKPFTCDICGKIFSLKSSLNVHLGIHTGEKPYSCKICGRDFRFGYAMRVHMRTHTGERPHSCKTCGKSFIRTSQLKAHMRTHTGEKPYSCKICGKDFRYDSGLVVHRRRAHNGQKS, translated from the exons ATGTCTTCAGTTGAGTATTTGAGAGAGTTTGTGAACGAGcgactctctgctgctgcagaagaaaTATTCGGAGTCTTAAAAGAAGCGATTGATGAATACGAGGAAGAGATCGACCGACAGCGCAGACTGCTGGATATCGTTTGGAAACCTGCAATAAAGCTACACAGGATAg AGCTCCCAAAGCAACatgtctgtgaggaggaggaggttctctctgaccagcagctctgtgttcaggagaggaactccagtctggaccaagaggacccagagcctccacaggttaaagaggaacaggaggaaccctgcaccagtcaggagggagagcagcttgaaCTGAAGCAGGAGACTGAGACCTTTGTGTTGACTCCTAGTGATGAGGAAAGTGACCACAGTGAGGATCAGACTCTGAACTGCAACCCCGATGACACATTCAATTTACCAGTTGTAAGGTCTGTGGTATCCGTACCAAAAAGTGATCTCCATCACCTCGCTAACATTTCTCATAAAACTGAGAGCCAAGATCACAAACAAGGCAAGACTGGAGTCTTGAGATCAACTAAAAATGCAAAgccaaaagtaaagaaaataatctacaAAAGAAACAGTCATACTAAGAGTCAATCTAACCCCAGTATGTCAAAGATTCACAGTAACACTCACACGGATAACACGTTTTTACAATGTGACATGTGTGAGAAAGCTTTTCAGTATAAGTCACATTTGCAAAGACACCTGATCATCCACACAGGTGAAAAACCCTTTACATGCGACATCTGTGGGAAAATATTCAGCCTAAAATCATCATTAAACGTTCACTTAGgcatccacacaggtgagaagccgtATTCTTGCAAAATATGTGGGAGAGATTTCAGATTTGGTTATGCCATGAGAGTCCACATGAGAACCCATACAGGTGAAAGGCCgcattcttgcaaaacatgtgggaAAAGCTTCATTCGGACTTCGCAGTTGAAGGCCCATATGAGAACTCATACGGGTGAGAAGCCATATTCTTGCAAAATATGTGGAA
- the LOC129101494 gene encoding zinc finger protein 93-like — translation MSSVESLREFVTERLTAAAQEIFGVFEKTIFQYEEEVDRQRRLLDVVWKPAIKLHRIELPKQHVCEEEEVLSDQQLCVQERNSSLDQEDPEPPQVKEEQEEPCTSQEGEQLELKQETETFMLTPSYEESDHSKDQTLNMSSDENQSMVEETPLGYTSVERSVVPEPNEDHQLLSHNSHADKSQDQKGGNRRCSESTNELKKIHHKSNSQGHNVYNPIISPIHCITSTGKEFLQCDTCGKHFKYKSTLERHLRIHTGEKPYSCDTCGKRFSRSSTLNSHMRVHTGEKPYPCITCGKIFSQISTLNAHAKIHSGEKPYSCNSCGKIFSRTSLLRSHLRIHTGEKPYSCKTCGKKFNRKSILITHMRIHTGEKPYSCNTCGKKFSWEKLLKAHSRVHTGEKPYSCKTCGKTFSWTSQLKTHKRVHTGEKSLKQNM, via the exons ATGTCCTCAGTTGAGTCTTTGAGAGAGTTTGTCACCGAGCGACTCACTGCCGCTGCTCAAGAAATATTCGGagtctttgaaaaaactatCTTCCAGTACGAGGAAGAGGTCGACCGTCAGCGCAGACTGCTGGATGTCGTTTGGAAACCTGCAATAAAGCTACACAGGATAG AGCTCCCAAAGCAACatgtctgtgaggaggaggaggttctctctgaccagcagctctgtgttcaggagaggaactccagtctggaccaagaggacccagagcctccacaggttaaagaggaacaggaggaaccctgcaccagtcaggagggagagcagcttgaaCTGAAGCAGGAGACTGAGACCTTTATGTTGACTCCTAGTTATGAGGAAAGTGACCACAGTAAAGATCAGACTCTGAACATGAGTAGCGATGAAAATCAGAGTATGGTGGAAGAAACACCTCTAGGCTACACTTCAGTTGAAAGGTCTGTAGTACCGGAACCAAACGAGGACCACCAGCTCCTCTCACACAACTCTCATGCAGATAAAAGCCAAGATCAGAAAGGAGGGAATCGTAGATGCTCTGAATCCACTAATGAACTTAAGAAAATACATCACAAAAGCAACAGTCAGGGTCACAATGTGTACAACCCGATTATTTCACCAATCCACTGTATTACAAGCACTGGTAAAGAGTTTTTGCAATGTGACACatgtggaaaacattttaagtatAAATCAACACTTGAGAGACACCTGAGAATCCATacaggtgagaagccatatTCATGTGACACGTGTGGAAAAAGATTTAGTAGGTCATCAACATTGAACAGTCATATGAGAgtacacacaggtgagaaaccATATCCCTGTATCACCTGTGGGAAGATATTCAGTCAAATTTCAACATTGAACGCTCATGCAAAAATACACTCAGGTGAGAAACCGTATTCTTGCAACAGCTGTGGGAAAATATTCAGTCGGACATCACTATTGAGATCTCATTTAAGAATCCATACAGGTGAGAAACCGTATTCTTGCAAAACCTGCGGGAAAAAATTTAATCGGAAATCAATATTGATCACTCACATGAGAATCCATACAGGTGAGAAACCGTATTCTTGCAACACATGTGGGAAAAAATTCAGTTGGGAAAAACTATTGAAGGCCCATTCAAGGGTCCATacaggtgagaagccatattcttgcaaaacatgtgggaAAACATTTAGTTGGACATCACAATTGAAGACTCACAAAAGAGTCCATACAGGTGAGAAGTCATTAAAGCAAAATATGTAG
- the LOC129100697 gene encoding zinc finger protein OZF-like — MRPKGVATCALGLIAHTQTHSMEIRKDNKQTFCIQERNSSLDQEDPEPPQVKEEQEEPCTSQEGEQLELKQETETFVLTPSYEESDHNKDQTLNMSSDENQSVVEETPLGYTSVESSVVPEPNEDHQLLSHNSHADKSQDQKGGEHGSSESTSDAEPKPLFKCDTCAKEFKFKSNFFRHLRTHTGENLKPHSCKTCGNTFRRNSQLVVHMRTHTGENLKPHSCKTCGKAFRQNCHLVRHMRTHTGEKPHSCNVCGKRFREKSTLKDHMQIHTGEKPHSCNVCGKRFSKKSAVNFHMKIHTGENMKPHSCKTCGKSFPSNSHLVAHMRTHTGEKPHSCNVCGKRFSEKSTLKVHMKIHTGEILKPHSCKTCGKCFTRNFALLRHTRNVHTVEKPFICKTCGKCFIRNSALLRHTRNVHTVEKPFICKTCGKRCLSASHLAKHVRLHTDKLF; from the coding sequence tctgtattcaggagaggaactccagtctggaccaagaggacccagagcctccacaggttaaagaggaacaggaggaaccctgcaccagtcaggagggagagcagcttgaaCTGAAGCAGGAGACTGAGACCTTTGTGTTGACTCCTAGTTATGAGGAAAGTGATCACAATAAAGATCAGACTCTGAACATGAGTAGCGATGAAAATCAGAGTGTGGTGGAAGAAACACCTCTAGGCTACACTTCAGTTGAAAGCTCTGTAGTACCGGAACCAAACGAGGACCACCAGCTCCTCTCACACAACTCTCATGCAGATAAAAGCCAAGATCAGAAAGGAGGCGAGCATGGATCCTCTGAATCCACTAGTGATGCAGAGCCAAAACCGTTATTCAAGTGCGACACATGTGCGAAAGAATTCAAGTTTAAGTCAAATTTTTTCAGAcatctgagaacacacacaggtgagaacttgaagccacattcttgcaaaacatgtggaaacacTTTTCGACGGAATAGTCAGTTGGTGGTCCACATGAGAACGCACACAGGTGAGAActtgaagccacattcttgcaaaacatgtggaaaagcTTTTCGACAAAATTGTCACTTGGTGCgccacatgagaacacacacaggtgagaagccacattcttgcaacgtATGTGGGAAACGATTCCGTGAGAAATCAACATTGAAAGATCACATGCagatccacacaggtgagaagccacattcttgcaacgtATGTGGGAAACGATTCAGTAAGAAATCAGCAGTGAACTTTCATATGAAAATCCACACAGGTGAAAAcatgaagccacattcttgcaaaacatgtggaaagaGTTTTCCATCTAATAGTCACTTGGTGGcccacatgagaacacacacaggtgagaagccacattcttgcaacgtATGTGGGAAACGATTCAGTGAGAAATCAACATTGAAAGTTCATATGAagatccacacaggtgagatcttgaagccacattcttgcaaaacctGTGGGAAATGTTTTACCCGTAATTTTGCCTTACTGCGTCACACGAGAAACGTCCACACCGTGGAGAAGCCGTTCATCTGCAAAACCTGTGGGAAATGTTTTATCCGTAATAGTGCCTTATTGCGTCACACGAGAAACGTCCACACCGTAGAGAAGCCGTTCATCTGCAAGACCTGCGGGAAGAGATGCTTATCGGCGTCTCATTTGGCAAAGCATGTAAGATTGCATACAGACAAgttattttga